The genomic DNA CAAGAAACTATTGTTTATGGGGTGCGAATTTGCGCAACCGGAGGAATGGAACCACGACGCCGAACTGAACTGGGGCGCAGCAGAGCAGCCTGCGCACAAGGGCATCCAGCAGTTGGTGCGCGATCTGAACGGGATGTACCGCGACACACCGGCGCTGCACGCGAAGGATTGCGAAAACGGCGGCTTTGAGTGGCTGTGCAACGATCCGGCGCAATCGGTGATGGGATACCTGCGGAAGGGCGGCACGGACGATAGGGACGTTTTGATCGTGTGTAACTTTACGCCCGTTGAGCGCAGCAATTTCCGTGTCGGGATCCCCGATAACGGGCATTGGCGCGAAGTGCTGAACACGGATGCAGCCGTTTACGGCGGCGGCAACCGGGGCAATCTGGGAGGGTGCGACGCACAGGACATCGCGGCGGACGGGCAGCCGTACTCGGTCGCGCTGACGCTGCCGCCCTTGGCGGTCGTGGTTTTGCAGCGCTAAGGTCAATTGAATTCAACGGGGGGAAGACGACATGCCGACAAAACGTATCACACAGAGGTCGATGGCATTCGTTCTGGCAGGCGGACGCGGAAGCCGCCTCAAGGAGCTGACGGACCGAAGGGTCAAGCCGGCGGTGCCGTTCGGGGGCAAGGCGCGGATCATTGATTTTGCGCTGTCCAACGCCGTCAATTCCGGCATCCGCAAAATAGCCGTCGCGACCCAGTACAAGGCGCACAGCCTGATCCGGCACACCCAGCGAGGGTGGAATTTCTTTCGCGCCGAGCGCAACGAGTTTCTCGATGTGCTGCCTGCGTCGCAGCGTGGTGGCAACGAAAGCTGGTACAAGGGCACGGCAGACGCGGTCACCCAGAACATCGACATCGTCGACAGCTACAACGTCGATTACGTCATCATCCTTGCCGGTGATCACATCTATAAGATGGATTACGAAGTGATGCTGCGCCAGCACGTGGACACCGGCGCGGATGTGACAGTGGGCTGCCTAACGGTCCCGCGGGCGGAGGCAACCGCATTTGGCGTGATGGACACCGACAGCGCGGGGCGCATCACCAGTTTCCTTGAAAAGCCCGCAGATCCGCCCGGCACGCCGGAAGACCCCGACAAGGCGCTCGCCTCGATGGGGATTTATGTTTTCAACTGGGACTACTTGCGCGATCTGCTGCTGAAAGACGCCGAAAACCCGGAGTCTACCAATGACTTCGGCAATGATTTGATCCCCAGTATCGTGCAGAACGGTAAAGCGATGGCACACCGCTTTGACGAAAGCTGTGTGCGCGACGGCGATGCGCCTGCCTATTGGAAGGATGTCGGCACGGTTGATGCTTTCTGGGAAGCGCATATCGATTTGACCAATTTCACGCCGGAACTCGATCTTTGGGACAACGAATGGCCGATCTGGACCTATAACGAGGCAGTGCCCCCTGCGAAATTCATTCACGACGAACGCGACAGGCGCGGCATGGCGATTTCTTCAATGGTTGCCGGGGGCTGCATCATCTCGGGCACCGAGGTGCGCAATTCGGTTCTGTTTACAAATGTGCGTACAAATTCCTATGCGGTGCTGGACCATGCCGTGATCCTGCCCAATGCGGTCGTCCATCGCTCGGCGCGGCTGCGGCAGGTGGTCGTGGACACAGGTGTGGTCATTCCTGAAGGATTGGTTGTCGGCGAGGACTCTGCAGAGGATGCGAAGTGGTTTCGCGTGACGGACCGCGGGATTACCCTGATCACGCAGGAAATGCTGGATAAGAGAGCCGCTGCCCTATGACAAAGGCGCTGTTTGTCGTCTCTGAATGCGCCCCTTTGGTAAAGACCGGCGGGCTTGCGGATGTGGCGGGCGCGCTGCCCCGTGCGCTGGCGCACATAGGTGTCGGCGTGCGTGTCCTGTTGCCCGGTTATCGCAGTGTGATGCAACAGATCGGCAAGACGCAAAAGGTTGCGCAATTCGACGATCTTTTGGGAGGGCCGGCGAGATTGCGCGCCTGCACGGTTGCCGGGCTCGATCTGCTTATACTCGATGCGCCGCATCTTTTTGACAGGGACGGGGCCATCTATGGCGACCCGAGCGGCGCCGACTGGCCGGATAACGCAGAACGGTTTGCGGCGCTGTGCAAGGCCGCGGCGATGATCGCCAAAGGCGGCGTTGATGGCTGGGTGCCCGGTATTGTGCACGGCCACGACTGGCAGGCGGGACTGACACCCGAATACATGCACGCGCTTGGCGTGACCACGCCCTTCGTCTTTACGATCCATAATATTGCGTTTCATGGCAATACGGATGCGGTCAAGTTGCAGGCGCTTGGGCTCGATCCCGCCCGGTTTACGTCGGAGCATTTCGAGTTCTGGGGGCAGATTTCGGCGATCAAGGCCGGGCTGGTTGGCGCGGCGAAGATCAATACGGTGTCCCAGACCTATGCCGAAGAACTGCTCACGCCAGAGTTCGGAATCGGGATGGACGGTATCCTGCGCGCCAGACAGGCGGACCTTTCCGGTATCGTCAACGGTATTGACCTCGACGTCTGGAATCCGGCAACGGACCCCAATATCACGACCTATACCACCGTCAGGGGCAAGAGCGCGAACAAGAAGGCCTTGCGCAAGACCTTCGGGCTTGGCCCGGCAGACGGCCCGCTGTGCGTGTTGGTGTCCCGCCTGACCGAGCAGAAAGGCATCGACCTTTTGCTGGACGCGCTGCCGGCGCTGCTAAATCGGGGCGGGCAGCTGGCGCTTTTGGGCTCGGGCGATCCCAAGCTTGAGGTTGCCTTGCTCGAAACAGCCGATGCGCACGCGAACCTTTCGGTAAAGATCGGGTATGACGAAGCGCTTTCGCACCAGATGATGGCGGGTGGTGATGCGATCCTTGTCCCGTCGCGCTTTGAGCCATGCGGATTGACGCAGCTTTACGGATTGCGCTACGGCACGCTGCCGCTTGTGGCTTTGACGGGCGGGCTGGCCGATACCGTCATCAATGCCTCGCCCGCTGCGCTGGCCCGGGGTGTGGCGACAGGCGTGCAGTTTTTCCCGGTCTCTGCACAGGCCTTGGCAAATGGTTTCGTCCGGCTTACGGACCTGTTTCACGATAAAAAGACTTGGACCACCATGCAGCGCAACGCGATGAAACAGCCGGTCGGATGGGAAACGTCCGCCGCCGCCTACAAGGCGCTTTATGATGCCGCTTTAGAGGCGCGTCAGTGAACTTCGGCCCATTCGAGACCCGACCCGGTCGCCCCAGTCCCCTGGGGGCCACGCTTGATGAGGGCGGTGTGAATTTCGCGGTATTCTCGCGTCATGCGACCAAGGTTATGCTGTGCCTTTTTGACGAAGACGGTCACGAGAACCAGATCATCACCTTGCCCGAACGCGAGGGCCATGTGTGGCACGGGTATTTCCCCGGTATGAAAGCGGGCCAGCAATACGGTGTCCGCATGGATGGGCCTTACGCCCCGCTGGAGGGGCATCGCTTCAACCCCTACAAGCTGCTGATTGACCCCTACGCTAAGCATCTGACCGGCCACCCGAAATGGCATGACGCATTGTTCGGATACAAGAGCGGTCACAAGGACAAAGACCTCAGCTTTGACAAGACCGATAGCGCGCCGTACATGCCCCGCTGTGTCGTTGTGGACCCGTCATTCAACTGGGATAACGCCCCAGAACCGCGCCATCCGCTCGAAAGCTCGGTCATTTACGAAGCCCATGTCAAAGGATTGACGGCAGGACGGCGCGACATTGCCAACCACGGCACCTATCTCGCGATGGCATCCGACCCGATCCTCGAGCATTTGAACACGTTGGGCGTGACCACCGTAGAGCTGCTCCCCGTTCAGGCGTTTCTCAACGAGAAGTTTCTTCTGGACCGTGGGCTTACGAACTACTGGGGGTACATGACCTACGGGTTCTTTGCCCCCGATCCACGCTATATGCAAAATGCAGATATTGCCGAATTCCAGCAGATGGTGCGGCGTTTCCATTCGGCGGGGATCGAGGTGATCCTCGATGTTGTGTACAACCACACCGCCGAAGGCTCCGAGCTTGGTCCGACTTTGATGTTCCGCGGTCTTGATAACGCCAGCTACTACCGGCTGGCCGACAATCCGCGCTACTACATCGACGATGCAGGGTGCGGCAACACGCTGGATTTCGAGAACCCTTTTGTGATCCGGTTGGTGATGGACAGCTTGCGGTACTGGGTCGAAGTGATGCACGTCGATGGTTTCCGGTTCGATCTGTGCTCGGCGCTCGGACGTACGGCGCGCGGGTTCGAGCGCGACGGTCCGTTTTTCCGGGCCATCGGACAGGATCCCGTGCTCAATCAGGTCAAACTGATCGCCGAGCCTTGGGACATCGGACCGGGAGGATACCAGCTGGGTGCCTATCCGTCCCCCTTTGCGGAGTGGAATGACAAATACCGAGACAATGTGCGTGAGTTCTGGCGCGGGGATGCGGGCAAGGTGCGCGACCTTGCCGAGCGTCTGGTAGGCTCTGCTCCATATTTCGACCATGACGGCCGGGCAGCGACGTCATCGCTGAATTTCCTGACGGCACATGATGGGTTCACCCTTCACGACACTGTCAGCTATAGCCGCAAGCACAACCTCGCCAACGGCGAAGACGACCGTGACGGACATTCCAACAACCACTCCGACAACATGGGTGTCGAGGGTCCGACAGAGGACCCAGCGATCAAGGCAGCGCGATTGCGCCGCAAGCGCAACATGATCGCGACATTGATGCTGTCGCAGGGCACTCCGATGCTGCTTGCCGGTGACGAGCTGAGCAATTCGCAAGGCGGCAACAACAACGCCTATTGTCAGGACAACGAAATCGGCTGGGTCAATTGGCCCGATAGCGAAGATCCGTTTTTCGAGTTTTGCAGGCAGGCGATCGATTTTCGCAGAATGCACCCTTTGCTGCGGCAGACGCGATTTTTGCATTCGCGGCAGCGGTTGATTGACGGGGAACCCGATCTGTTCTGGCGCCGCGCGGATGGTGAAGCGATGCAGCAGGATGACTGGGACAACCCCGCCATGGACACGCTCGTGGCGGAGATGCGGATGGCGTCGGGCGCGCCGGAATACGTCAAACGCGAAGGTGCGCTATTGGTCGTGCTCAACCGCGGGGAGGCGGTTGACGTGAGCCCACCGGATCTGCCGCAGGGCGATAGATGGGTGCGCCGTTTCGACACCAGTCAGGAAAACGCGATTGAAGTCACCGCAGGGATGTCCGTCGCAGCGAACAGCGTCGTCGTCTTTTCGCAAGAAGCTGCGGATGCGTGATCGCAAGGAATAATTTGGGAGGAAGTAAGATGCCGATGCAGAATGTGCGGACCACTCCAATCGAAGGTCAAAAACCGGGTACGAGCGGACTTCGAAAGAAAACGGGTGTATTCCGGCGACCCCACTTCCTTGAGAATTACGTCCAGTCCATTTTTGACGGGATCGGTGGCATCGACGGCAAAACGCTGGTTATCGGTGGCGATGGCCGCTTTTTCAACGATGCGGCGATCCAGATCATCCTGCGTATGGCCTGTGCCAACAGCGCGGCAAAGTGCATCGTGGGGCAGGGCGGGCTTTTGTCTACGCCCGCCGCATCCCATCTGATCCGGCTGCGCGAGGCTGACGGCGGCCTCATTCTGTCGGCCAGTCACAATCCCGGCGGTCCCGACGCCGATTTCGGCTTGAAATACAACGGCCCCAACGGTGGCCCGGCAAGCGAAGCTGTCACGGACAAGATCTTCGAGCGGACGAAAACACTCGCGCTTTACAAGATTGCTGCGGCCGAGGATATCGATCTTGAACAGCTTGGCACGCACAGGCTTGAAAACATGACGATAGAAATTGTCGATCCTGTCTCCGACTATGCCGACCTGATGCAGACGATCGTCGATTTTCCAAAGATCAGGGCGCTGTTTGCGGGCGGGTTCACGATGTGTTTCGACGCGATGCATGCCGTCACCGGTCCCTACGCACACGCCATACTGGAGGACATGCTGGGCGCGCCACAGGGCACGGTCATCAACGGTCAGCCCAGTTCCGATTTTGGGAAGGGGCATCCTGATCCCAACCCGATCTGGGCCAAGACCCTGATGGATAAAATGTACGGTCCTGCCGCGCCCGATTTCGGCGCGGCATCCGACGGCGACGGCGACCGCAATATGATCGTGGGGCGCGGGGCCTATGTAACGCCCTCCGACAGCCTCGCGCTATTGACGGCACATGCACATCTTGCCCCAGGCTATGCGGACGGGCTCTTGGGTGTGGCACGTTCGATGCCGACATCGCGGGCCGTGGACCGCGTGGCCGAAAGCCTCGGCATTGCCTGCTACGAGACCCCGACAGGCTGGAAATTCTTCGGCAATCTTCTGGACGCAGGTAAGGTTACCTTATGCGGTGAGGAAAGCGCCGGCACCGGCTCGGACCACGTGCGCGAAAAAGACGGGCTTTGGGCCGTACTGCTGTGGCTCAACATTCTGGCCGAGACAGGGAAATCCGTATCCGAGCTGATGGCTGATCTCTGGTCGGACCACGGGCGCTGCTATTATTCGCGTCTCGACTACGAAGATGTGGAAACCGATCGGGCGACTGCCATGATGGACGGGCTGCGCGCGAAGCTGGACGGTCTTGTCGGTACGGAGATCGCCGGTCTGCAGGTCGAGGCCGCAGATGAATTCGCGTATCTCGATCCGGTCGACGGCTCGCGCTCCACTGGTCAAGGGCTGCGTATTGTATTTGGCCATGGCGGGCGTGCCGTTTTTCGGCTGTCTGGCACCGGCACGCAGGGGGCGACGATCCGCATTTACCTCGAACAGCTGCAAACGGAGGCCGAACGATTGAATGACGCACCCGAGACGGCGCTGGCCAGCGTGCGCGAGGCAGCGCTGGCCGTATCCGATCTGGTCGGCATGACGGGACGCGACGCGCCGGACGTCATCACCTGAGCGTACATTATCCCAAAAGCGGTACTTGTCCTGTTTCATGCGCGAGATAGGCGAAACCGTTGCCTTGCAGCACAAGGGCGTCACCGTCGATTGACGCAGAGCTTCCTTTGGCGATCTCGGCATTTCCCTTCATCGGTACTTTGTGAACTTCCGTCGACAGATTGAACACGCAGGTGAGCGATTGCTCATCACTGGCGCGGGTGAACGCCAGCAAAGGCTCGGGCAGGGAGATAAAGCGGGTGGAGCCCTGTGTCAGCGCAGCAGAGGCTTTACGGTAAGCGATCATGTCTTTGTAGTAGGCAAGGATGCTATCGCTCCCTTGCTGCTGATCCACTGCGTTTGCGGCCTGCGGCTCTTTGACCGGCAGCCACGGTTTGCCGTCGGAAAACCCGGCATGCGGTGCGTCTTTTTCCCAAACCATTGGCGTGCGGCACCCATCGCGGCCTTTCACGGCCGGCCAATACCGAATGGCGGGGGGATCCGTCAGTTCTTCAAAGACGAGGTCGGTTTCTGTCTGGCCCAACTCTTCGCCCTGATAGATCCCGATAGTACCTTCGAACGACATCAGCATTGCGCATGCGAGCCGTGCGATAGCGTCCTCTGATACAGCATGCTCGGCCCACCGGCTGACCTGTCGCGGCACGTCGTGGTTGCTGAAGGACCAGTAGGGGTGGCCATCGGGCGCGCCTGTTTGGAAGCCTTCGATGCAGTTGCGGAAGTGTTCGGCGTTGAAATCGGGGCCCAGCATCGCAAAGCTGTAGGCCATATGCAGCCGTGACGTCCCTTGCGTGTATTCGCCCATGATCTCGATCGAGCGGCGGCCCATTTCACCGACTTCGCCAA from Sulfitobacter sp. S190 includes the following:
- the glgX gene encoding glycogen debranching protein GlgX, translating into MNFGPFETRPGRPSPLGATLDEGGVNFAVFSRHATKVMLCLFDEDGHENQIITLPEREGHVWHGYFPGMKAGQQYGVRMDGPYAPLEGHRFNPYKLLIDPYAKHLTGHPKWHDALFGYKSGHKDKDLSFDKTDSAPYMPRCVVVDPSFNWDNAPEPRHPLESSVIYEAHVKGLTAGRRDIANHGTYLAMASDPILEHLNTLGVTTVELLPVQAFLNEKFLLDRGLTNYWGYMTYGFFAPDPRYMQNADIAEFQQMVRRFHSAGIEVILDVVYNHTAEGSELGPTLMFRGLDNASYYRLADNPRYYIDDAGCGNTLDFENPFVIRLVMDSLRYWVEVMHVDGFRFDLCSALGRTARGFERDGPFFRAIGQDPVLNQVKLIAEPWDIGPGGYQLGAYPSPFAEWNDKYRDNVREFWRGDAGKVRDLAERLVGSAPYFDHDGRAATSSLNFLTAHDGFTLHDTVSYSRKHNLANGEDDRDGHSNNHSDNMGVEGPTEDPAIKAARLRRKRNMIATLMLSQGTPMLLAGDELSNSQGGNNNAYCQDNEIGWVNWPDSEDPFFEFCRQAIDFRRMHPLLRQTRFLHSRQRLIDGEPDLFWRRADGEAMQQDDWDNPAMDTLVAEMRMASGAPEYVKREGALLVVLNRGEAVDVSPPDLPQGDRWVRRFDTSQENAIEVTAGMSVAANSVVVFSQEAADA
- a CDS encoding alpha-amylase family glycosyl hydrolase — translated: MQEWWRSAVIYQVYPRSYQDTTGNGVGDLAGITQRLDHIAGLGADCIWLSPIFTSPQADMGYDVSDYLSVDPLFGGLEAFDALIEGAHARGLKVITDQVLSHTSDQHDWFKQSRISRDNDKADWYVWADPQPDGSPPTNWHSHFGGPAWEFDPQRGQYYLHNFLASQPDLNFHNPDVVDAILETCKFWLDRGLDGFRLDTVNYYFHDQKLRSNPPAQAAPQVMATDLYGMQDNIYNKTRPENLQFLQRLRALTDQYDDIMMVGEVGEMGRRSIEIMGEYTQGTSRLHMAYSFAMLGPDFNAEHFRNCIEGFQTGAPDGHPYWSFSNHDVPRQVSRWAEHAVSEDAIARLACAMLMSFEGTIGIYQGEELGQTETDLVFEELTDPPAIRYWPAVKGRDGCRTPMVWEKDAPHAGFSDGKPWLPVKEPQAANAVDQQQGSDSILAYYKDMIAYRKASAALTQGSTRFISLPEPLLAFTRASDEQSLTCVFNLSTEVHKVPMKGNAEIAKGSSASIDGDALVLQGNGFAYLAHETGQVPLLG
- the glgA gene encoding glycogen synthase GlgA, whose product is MTKALFVVSECAPLVKTGGLADVAGALPRALAHIGVGVRVLLPGYRSVMQQIGKTQKVAQFDDLLGGPARLRACTVAGLDLLILDAPHLFDRDGAIYGDPSGADWPDNAERFAALCKAAAMIAKGGVDGWVPGIVHGHDWQAGLTPEYMHALGVTTPFVFTIHNIAFHGNTDAVKLQALGLDPARFTSEHFEFWGQISAIKAGLVGAAKINTVSQTYAEELLTPEFGIGMDGILRARQADLSGIVNGIDLDVWNPATDPNITTYTTVRGKSANKKALRKTFGLGPADGPLCVLVSRLTEQKGIDLLLDALPALLNRGGQLALLGSGDPKLEVALLETADAHANLSVKIGYDEALSHQMMAGGDAILVPSRFEPCGLTQLYGLRYGTLPLVALTGGLADTVINASPAALARGVATGVQFFPVSAQALANGFVRLTDLFHDKKTWTTMQRNAMKQPVGWETSAAAYKALYDAALEARQ
- the glgC gene encoding glucose-1-phosphate adenylyltransferase — encoded protein: MPTKRITQRSMAFVLAGGRGSRLKELTDRRVKPAVPFGGKARIIDFALSNAVNSGIRKIAVATQYKAHSLIRHTQRGWNFFRAERNEFLDVLPASQRGGNESWYKGTADAVTQNIDIVDSYNVDYVIILAGDHIYKMDYEVMLRQHVDTGADVTVGCLTVPRAEATAFGVMDTDSAGRITSFLEKPADPPGTPEDPDKALASMGIYVFNWDYLRDLLLKDAENPESTNDFGNDLIPSIVQNGKAMAHRFDESCVRDGDAPAYWKDVGTVDAFWEAHIDLTNFTPELDLWDNEWPIWTYNEAVPPAKFIHDERDRRGMAISSMVAGGCIISGTEVRNSVLFTNVRTNSYAVLDHAVILPNAVVHRSARLRQVVVDTGVVIPEGLVVGEDSAEDAKWFRVTDRGITLITQEMLDKRAAAL
- a CDS encoding alpha-D-glucose phosphate-specific phosphoglucomutase — translated: MPMQNVRTTPIEGQKPGTSGLRKKTGVFRRPHFLENYVQSIFDGIGGIDGKTLVIGGDGRFFNDAAIQIILRMACANSAAKCIVGQGGLLSTPAASHLIRLREADGGLILSASHNPGGPDADFGLKYNGPNGGPASEAVTDKIFERTKTLALYKIAAAEDIDLEQLGTHRLENMTIEIVDPVSDYADLMQTIVDFPKIRALFAGGFTMCFDAMHAVTGPYAHAILEDMLGAPQGTVINGQPSSDFGKGHPDPNPIWAKTLMDKMYGPAAPDFGAASDGDGDRNMIVGRGAYVTPSDSLALLTAHAHLAPGYADGLLGVARSMPTSRAVDRVAESLGIACYETPTGWKFFGNLLDAGKVTLCGEESAGTGSDHVREKDGLWAVLLWLNILAETGKSVSELMADLWSDHGRCYYSRLDYEDVETDRATAMMDGLRAKLDGLVGTEIAGLQVEAADEFAYLDPVDGSRSTGQGLRIVFGHGGRAVFRLSGTGTQGATIRIYLEQLQTEAERLNDAPETALASVREAALAVSDLVGMTGRDAPDVIT